A genomic segment from Ruegeria sp. TM1040 encodes:
- a CDS encoding minor capsid protein — protein MAVNDDLADELIRHQVYLQRFGNATARKVLALLKRSDSRLIERLLRDDLSGLSRTRQEALLRELRRIIDSAFEDATGALQIDLNGLAVYEGEYQLEMFRRVLPVKFEMVGPAADQILAAVNSRPFQGKLLKEVYSELSASSFRKVRDTIRAGFVEGRTTDEIVRDLRGTKAQGFKDGVLDTNRRATETVVRTAVNHTANTAREYTYERNADLVKGVRWNSTLDGRTSAVCRARDGKVYDPGNGPRPPAHFNCRSSTSPVLASWRDLGFDIDELPPSTRASMNGQVPADQDYDTWLRKQPRAFQVEVLGETKAKLFRAGLKMDRFIDRKGQELTLTELKRRERDLWEKAT, from the coding sequence ATGGCGGTGAATGACGACCTCGCGGACGAACTGATCCGTCATCAGGTCTATCTACAGCGCTTCGGAAACGCTACGGCCCGCAAGGTTCTGGCGCTGCTCAAGCGGTCTGACTCGCGGCTAATTGAGCGTCTACTGCGCGACGACCTGTCTGGGCTTTCACGGACCCGGCAAGAAGCGCTCCTGCGGGAGCTGCGCAGGATAATCGATAGCGCGTTTGAGGATGCCACAGGGGCGCTACAAATCGACCTCAACGGCCTCGCGGTCTACGAAGGGGAATATCAGCTCGAAATGTTCCGACGGGTGCTGCCGGTAAAGTTCGAGATGGTCGGGCCTGCTGCTGATCAGATCTTGGCTGCTGTGAACAGCCGGCCATTTCAAGGTAAGTTGCTGAAAGAGGTCTATTCGGAGCTAAGCGCTAGTTCGTTCCGCAAGGTCCGTGACACCATCCGGGCCGGGTTCGTTGAGGGGCGCACCACAGATGAGATCGTGCGCGATCTGCGCGGCACCAAGGCGCAGGGTTTCAAGGACGGCGTGCTGGACACCAACCGCCGGGCGACGGAAACGGTAGTAAGGACAGCGGTTAACCATACCGCCAACACGGCGCGTGAATACACATATGAGCGCAACGCCGACCTCGTGAAGGGGGTGCGCTGGAACAGCACGCTCGACGGCCGCACTTCGGCGGTCTGCAGGGCGCGGGATGGCAAGGTTTACGATCCGGGCAATGGGCCAAGACCGCCGGCACATTTCAATTGTCGCTCCAGCACATCGCCGGTTCTCGCGTCTTGGCGCGATCTGGGCTTTGACATTGACGAACTACCGCCATCCACCCGCGCGAGCATGAACGGGCAGGTTCCGGCGGATCAGGACTATGATACATGGCTGAGAAAACAGCCTCGGGCTTTTCAGGTCGAGGTTCTCGGTGAAACTAAAGCAAAACTGTTCCGGGCTGGTCTTAAGATGGATCGCTTCATTGACAGGAAAGGCCAAGAGCTTACCCTGACAGAACTGAAACGCCGGGAGCGCGACCTTTGGGAAAAAGCCACCTAA